Proteins found in one Clostridium kluyveri DSM 555 genomic segment:
- a CDS encoding YhgE/Pip domain-containing protein, with protein sequence MKTIFKILKRDLINIIKNPSVFMVILGFCILPSLYAWINIKASWNPYAEINTRRLPIAVVNNDSGSTFNNKNINIGNEVVKELKKNTTLDWVFIDEWQGNYGLNTGKYYALIEIPQDFSSKMLTVTTQSPEKPNIIYRSNEKLNAVATKITDSAKTNLINKIKSNFIKTASQEVFKELNSLGKDLETDKPQIIQLKDTIPETVSSINDIKKYISEINTNSEELQKYLNAQKSDFPKLLQQINSVQNILAQSKLLVLSTKQTLNSTQNNLNNDINEIQSLNDQIQDLLTNLNNINKIDIGSNLNITVINQLINLDNSLIKKINNTLEILDFINDFLPNKGASKLIDSLNTLKNSVQTEKTYLNRLKSLINSNSSEDNITSVINELSNLSNQISMNVVSLSNAFYLDTYQSIDIATDNLTNSLNNIDFILESTKVLVPQLNTLANSEILSSKASVSQTNNLNKKLEDIQSKLNELSSKMENLNEENLNEIIDFMEKNPDELSNLLSSPINIKNIEVYNSGLFGYAVTPFYTTLAIWVGVLLLSSILSFHCKDFDDNKKLTVTHKYFGKLALFLILSFIQTIITILGDVYLLKVYPQSMGLMILISLACSVTFTIIIYTLASILGNIGKAIAVIIMVFQIAGAGGIYPIETLPKIFSTLAPFWPFTYAIRGFREAIGGPLWENVYKDLIAIAGFSCVFLLLSLLKRPLHNLIEISEHKFRESGL encoded by the coding sequence ATCCCTCAGTATTTATGGTAATTTTAGGATTTTGTATTTTGCCCTCTCTCTATGCATGGATTAACATAAAAGCTTCTTGGAATCCCTATGCTGAAATCAACACCAGAAGACTTCCCATAGCTGTAGTTAACAATGACAGCGGAAGTACCTTCAACAATAAAAATATAAACATAGGCAATGAAGTTGTTAAAGAGTTAAAAAAGAATACAACTCTTGATTGGGTGTTCATAGATGAATGGCAGGGAAATTACGGATTGAATACAGGTAAATATTATGCATTAATTGAAATACCACAGGACTTTTCCAGCAAAATGCTAACCGTAACAACACAAAGTCCTGAAAAGCCTAACATTATATATAGATCTAATGAAAAATTAAACGCTGTAGCCACTAAAATTACAGACTCTGCAAAAACCAACTTAATAAACAAAATAAAAAGTAATTTTATAAAAACAGCCAGCCAGGAGGTTTTTAAGGAATTAAACTCCTTGGGAAAGGATTTAGAAACAGATAAGCCCCAAATTATACAACTAAAGGATACTATTCCTGAAACTGTTTCTAGTATAAATGACATAAAAAAATACATATCAGAAATAAATACTAATTCAGAAGAATTACAAAAATATTTAAACGCACAGAAATCTGATTTTCCTAAGTTGTTACAGCAAATAAATAGTGTTCAAAATATTTTAGCACAAAGCAAATTATTGGTTTTGTCTACCAAACAGACCTTAAATTCAACACAAAATAATTTAAATAATGACATAAATGAAATTCAATCCTTAAATGATCAAATACAGGATCTTCTAACAAATTTAAATAACATAAACAAGATAGATATTGGTTCAAATTTAAATATTACTGTAATAAATCAATTAATTAATCTGGATAACTCCCTCATTAAAAAAATTAACAATACCCTTGAGATTCTGGATTTCATTAATGATTTTCTCCCTAATAAAGGTGCAAGTAAACTTATAGATTCACTTAATACACTAAAAAATTCAGTACAAACTGAAAAAACATATTTAAATAGATTAAAATCTTTAATTAATAGTAATTCCTCTGAAGATAATATTACTTCAGTTATAAATGAACTTTCTAATTTAAGCAACCAAATATCTATGAATGTTGTCTCTCTATCCAACGCTTTTTATCTGGACACTTATCAGTCAATAGACATTGCCACAGACAACTTAACAAATAGTTTAAATAATATAGATTTCATACTGGAATCCACAAAAGTCCTTGTTCCACAATTAAATACTTTGGCCAATTCTGAAATATTAAGCAGTAAGGCTTCAGTTAGCCAGACTAATAATTTAAATAAGAAATTAGAAGATATTCAAAGTAAACTAAATGAATTAAGCTCTAAGATGGAAAATTTAAATGAAGAAAATTTAAATGAAATAATAGATTTTATGGAGAAAAACCCGGATGAACTTTCAAATTTACTCTCATCTCCCATAAATATAAAAAATATTGAGGTTTATAATTCAGGATTATTTGGATATGCAGTAACTCCTTTTTATACCACATTGGCAATATGGGTAGGGGTACTACTATTGTCTTCTATATTATCTTTTCACTGCAAGGATTTTGACGATAACAAAAAACTGACAGTAACACATAAATATTTTGGAAAATTAGCTCTATTTTTAATATTATCTTTCATACAAACTATTATTACTATACTAGGGGATGTTTATTTGCTAAAAGTTTACCCTCAGAGTATGGGGCTTATGATACTGATATCCCTAGCCTGCAGTGTTACATTTACTATTATAATATATACACTGGCATCCATATTGGGCAACATAGGAAAAGCCATTGCGGTAATAATTATGGTTTTTCAAATTGCGGGGGCTGGAGGAATTTATCCTATAGAAACTCTTCCAAAAATATTTAGTACACTTGCGCCTTTTTGGCCTTTCACTTATGCCATAAGAGGATTCAGAGAAGCCATTGGTGGTCCCTTATGGGAAAATGTATATAAAGATCTTATAGCAATAGCTGGTTTTTCCTGTGTATTTTTACTTCTATCACTTCTAAAACGACCCTTGCATAATTTGATAGAAATTTCAGAGCACAAATTTAGAGAATCAGGCCTTTAA
- the metA gene encoding homoserine O-acetyltransferase MetA, giving the protein MPINIPNNLPASKVLKAENIFVMNENHAVRQDIRPLNIIILNLMPLKTVTEIQLLRLLSNSPIQVDISLMYLKSHNSKNTPAEYLIKYYETFEEIKDKKFDGMIITGAPVEKFEFEDVDYWKELTEIMDWSTRNVYSTIYICWASQAGLYHHFKIPKYTLEQKISGIFSHTLNEANIKLFRGFDDIFYAPHSRYTFVKRKDIERVPELKIISESKEAGVYIVATKGGRQIFIAGHPEYDTLTLKSEYERDIALNLPIDIPQNYFPDDNPDKTPLSNWKSHSNLLFLNWLNYYVYQETPYDLNKL; this is encoded by the coding sequence ATGCCAATAAATATACCTAACAATCTTCCAGCTTCTAAAGTATTAAAGGCTGAAAATATATTTGTTATGAATGAAAATCATGCAGTAAGACAAGATATAAGACCGCTTAATATAATTATATTAAATTTAATGCCCCTTAAAACCGTTACTGAAATACAACTTTTAAGATTGCTAAGTAATTCACCTATACAAGTTGATATATCTTTAATGTATTTAAAGTCTCATAATTCAAAAAATACTCCTGCAGAGTATTTAATTAAATATTATGAAACCTTTGAAGAGATAAAAGACAAAAAATTTGATGGTATGATAATAACAGGTGCACCTGTAGAAAAATTTGAATTTGAAGATGTTGATTATTGGAAAGAATTAACTGAAATTATGGATTGGAGTACCCGAAATGTTTATTCCACTATTTATATATGCTGGGCCTCTCAGGCTGGACTTTACCATCACTTTAAAATTCCAAAATATACTCTGGAACAAAAAATATCCGGTATTTTCTCTCATACTTTAAACGAAGCCAATATTAAACTTTTTAGAGGTTTTGATGATATATTTTATGCACCACATTCTAGGTATACCTTTGTAAAAAGAAAGGATATTGAAAGAGTTCCTGAACTAAAAATAATTTCTGAATCCAAAGAAGCCGGTGTCTATATAGTAGCTACAAAAGGTGGACGTCAGATTTTTATTGCTGGACATCCTGAATATGATACTTTAACATTAAAATCAGAATATGAGAGAGATATAGCACTAAATTTACCTATAGATATACCTCAAAATTATTTTCCAGATGATAATCCAGATAAAACGCCTTTATCAAATTGGAAAAGCCATTCTAACCTGCTATTTTTAAACTGGCTTAATTATTATGTATATCAGGAAACACCTTATGATTTAAATAAACTCTAA
- a CDS encoding trans-sulfuration enzyme family protein — protein MIDDNNIDFITKCIHVGNGIDKETGAIRRPITMANCYRLPEDASSINWSDADQLLYTRNTSANQVYLQEKLASLEGGEDCVVLASGVSALAGVFFSFLNKESHVICSNVSYIAVYRLLNEYLPDKYGIQTSFVDTSNLEEIKKAIRPNTKLIHIETPGNPTTKISDIEEISKIVKSIGALLSVDSTFASPFLQRPLQLGADLVIHSLTKYINGHGDAMGGAVIGKKELIDKIKREAMVNLGGTISPFNAWLIMRGVVTLPLRMKQHSDTALEVAEFLESNPVVKFVAYPGLESHPQHNIAKKQMNMYSGIIAFALKADVDTHNKFINSLKLITQAVSLGHDESLIVYTGPNDERINFYPEQFREGYIRFSIGLESASDIIADLKQALKKCGLQ, from the coding sequence ATGATTGATGACAACAATATTGATTTTATAACAAAATGTATTCATGTAGGGAATGGAATTGACAAGGAAACAGGAGCTATAAGACGTCCTATAACTATGGCAAATTGCTATAGACTGCCTGAAGATGCATCTTCTATAAATTGGAGTGATGCGGATCAATTACTATATACAAGAAACACTTCTGCCAATCAAGTTTATCTTCAGGAGAAGTTAGCTTCCCTTGAAGGGGGAGAGGACTGTGTGGTGCTTGCAAGCGGTGTATCTGCACTGGCTGGAGTATTTTTTTCTTTTTTAAATAAAGAATCTCATGTGATTTGTTCAAATGTTTCATATATAGCAGTATATAGATTGCTAAATGAATATCTTCCGGATAAATATGGCATACAAACAAGTTTTGTGGATACTTCTAATTTGGAAGAGATAAAAAAAGCAATAAGGCCAAATACGAAACTCATTCATATTGAAACTCCAGGAAATCCTACTACTAAAATAAGTGATATTGAAGAAATATCTAAAATTGTAAAATCTATTGGAGCGCTATTGAGTGTTGACAGCACTTTTGCATCTCCATTTCTACAAAGACCTCTACAGCTTGGAGCTGATCTTGTCATACATAGTTTGACAAAATATATAAATGGACATGGAGATGCCATGGGAGGGGCAGTAATCGGTAAAAAAGAACTTATAGATAAGATAAAACGTGAGGCCATGGTTAATCTTGGAGGGACAATAAGTCCTTTTAATGCATGGCTAATTATGCGTGGAGTTGTAACTCTTCCGCTGCGTATGAAACAGCATAGTGATACTGCGCTAGAGGTTGCCGAATTTCTTGAGTCCAATCCAGTTGTAAAGTTTGTAGCATACCCAGGACTGGAAAGCCATCCACAGCATAATATTGCCAAGAAACAGATGAATATGTATTCTGGAATAATTGCTTTTGCGCTTAAAGCAGATGTAGATACCCACAATAAATTTATTAATTCACTGAAATTGATTACCCAGGCTGTTTCACTAGGGCATGACGAAAGTTTGATTGTCTATACCGGACCAAATGATGAGAGAATTAATTTTTATCCAGAGCAGTTTAGAGAAGGATACATTAGATTTAGCATAGGACTGGAAAGTGCCAGTGACATAATAGCAGATTTAAAACAGGCATTAAAAAAATGCGGATTACAGTAA
- the metK gene encoding methionine adenosyltransferase — translation MSRLFTSESVTEGHPDKICDQISDAILDAIIEKDENGRVACETVVNTGIVILVGEISTRAYIDIPKIVRKTISDIGYSNSKFGFDAASCAIITSIDEQSSDIALGVNDSLESRNGEKDNIEAIGAGDQGIVFGFATNETPEYLPLPIVLAHKLAKKLSEVRKNNIIPYLGPDGKTQVTVEYEKGKPVRIDTVLVSSQHEDNVSYDEIEKDIIDKVIKAAIPSGLLDSHTKYLINPTGRFVKGGPEADSGLTGRKIIVDSYGGYGRHGGGAFSGKDPTKVDRSGAYAARWVAKNLVAAGIADKIEIEIAYAIGVASPVSVSVDTFGTGKTISDDQIVEIINEVFDLRPAAIIKELNLRRPIYKNTAAYGHFGRTDIDAPWERFDKVDEIKNIYKKNYQELVSSF, via the coding sequence ATGAGTAGATTATTTACATCAGAATCCGTTACAGAAGGACATCCAGATAAAATTTGCGATCAAATATCAGATGCCATATTAGATGCCATTATTGAAAAAGATGAGAATGGCAGAGTTGCTTGTGAAACAGTTGTTAATACTGGAATTGTAATTTTAGTGGGGGAGATATCAACCAGAGCCTATATAGATATACCCAAGATAGTGAGAAAAACCATAAGTGATATTGGATATAGTAATTCAAAATTTGGATTTGATGCAGCTAGTTGTGCCATAATAACATCTATAGATGAACAGTCTTCAGATATTGCACTTGGAGTAAATGATTCTCTAGAATCTAGAAATGGTGAAAAAGATAATATTGAGGCAATTGGAGCGGGAGATCAGGGAATAGTGTTTGGATTTGCAACTAATGAAACTCCTGAATATTTACCTCTTCCTATAGTATTAGCTCATAAGCTTGCAAAAAAGCTTTCAGAGGTGAGAAAAAATAATATAATTCCGTATTTAGGACCTGATGGAAAGACCCAGGTTACGGTAGAGTATGAAAAAGGAAAACCTGTTAGAATAGATACTGTACTTGTATCTTCCCAGCATGAAGATAATGTAAGTTATGATGAAATTGAAAAAGATATAATAGATAAAGTTATAAAAGCAGCAATACCAAGTGGGCTTTTAGATTCCCATACAAAATATTTGATTAATCCTACGGGACGATTTGTAAAAGGGGGACCGGAAGCAGATTCCGGACTTACAGGAAGAAAAATAATAGTTGATAGTTATGGAGGATATGGCAGACATGGCGGTGGAGCATTTTCAGGAAAGGATCCTACAAAGGTAGATAGGTCAGGAGCATATGCTGCTAGATGGGTAGCTAAGAATTTAGTGGCAGCAGGTATAGCAGATAAAATTGAAATAGAAATAGCTTATGCCATAGGTGTTGCCTCACCTGTATCTGTAAGTGTAGATACTTTTGGTACAGGTAAAACAATAAGCGATGATCAAATAGTGGAAATTATAAATGAAGTATTTGATTTAAGGCCCGCTGCTATTATAAAAGAACTTAATTTAAGGAGACCTATATATAAAAATACTGCTGCATATGGACATTTTGGAAGAACTGATATAGATGCTCCATGGGAAAGATTTGACAAAGTTGATGAAATAAAAAATATTTATAAGAAGAATTACCAAGAATTAGTAAGCAGTTTTTAA
- a CDS encoding CAP domain-containing protein, with protein MNKKIKLLIASLIIASGIPAVIPTIAKAASNTCSNPVVQQVSLKCNLSNYSNIKNCLKNCTVVTSKNACKNNNSTTKPTTNNNETSTTKPTGNTGNTGNTGNTGNTGQTSTTTKPTENSGQTSTIGAEANEVIRLVNVERSKNGLSPLKANAELSKVATAKAQDMIDNSYFSHTSPTYGSPFDMMKKFGISYTAAGENIAYGQKDAAEVMNSWMNSSGHRANILNSNFTEIGVGVAKDKNGTPYWVQMFINPGK; from the coding sequence ATGAATAAAAAAATCAAATTGTTAATTGCGTCACTAATTATTGCATCAGGCATACCAGCTGTTATTCCTACTATAGCAAAAGCAGCATCAAACACTTGCAGTAATCCAGTAGTACAACAAGTTTCATTGAAATGTAATTTAAGTAACTATTCTAATATTAAGAATTGTCTTAAAAATTGTACAGTTGTCACTTCAAAAAATGCTTGTAAAAATAATAATTCTACTACTAAACCGACAACAAACAACAATGAAACCAGTACTACTAAACCAACAGGGAATACCGGAAATACCGGAAACACCGGTAATACAGGAAATACTGGACAAACTTCCACTACCACTAAACCGACAGAAAATAGCGGACAAACTTCTACCATAGGTGCAGAAGCAAATGAAGTAATTAGATTAGTTAATGTAGAAAGAAGTAAAAATGGACTATCTCCGCTTAAGGCCAATGCTGAATTATCCAAAGTAGCCACAGCAAAAGCTCAAGATATGATTGACAATAGTTATTTCAGTCACACTTCTCCTACATACGGCTCACCTTTTGATATGATGAAGAAATTTGGTATAAGCTATACAGCAGCGGGAGAAAATATTGCTTACGGACAAAAAGATGCAGCAGAAGTAATGAATTCCTGGATGAATTCTTCAGGTCATAGAGCAAACATATTAAATTCTAATTTCACAGAAATTGGAGTCGGAGTTGCTAAAGATAAAAATGGAACTCCATATTGGGTTCAGATGTTCATAAACCCCGGAAAATAA
- a CDS encoding thiamine phosphate synthase, translated as MIYVVTNRNLIKEDSIYNVVENVVKNGADGIILREKDLSYTSLLSMSKKIKSITDKYNVPLIINGNIDIALNIKAFGFHTSYEIFKKIKFKNNIYEKLKIGVSVHSIEEAKKAESLGANYLLAGHIFETDCKKGLKGRGLEFIREMHKNILIPIIAIGGIDCSNLKDVLSNGACGAAIMSSAMTNDGGKVVKNLKLLLVR; from the coding sequence ATGATTTATGTAGTTACAAACAGAAATTTAATTAAAGAAGATAGCATTTATAATGTCGTAGAAAATGTAGTAAAGAATGGTGCTGATGGTATAATTTTAAGAGAAAAAGATTTATCTTATACATCCCTACTAAGTATGAGTAAAAAAATTAAAAGTATCACAGATAAATATAATGTTCCTTTAATTATTAATGGCAATATTGATATAGCTTTAAATATTAAAGCTTTTGGATTTCACACCAGCTATGAAATATTTAAAAAAATTAAGTTTAAAAATAATATTTATGAAAAACTAAAAATTGGAGTATCGGTACACAGTATTGAGGAAGCTAAAAAAGCAGAAAGTTTAGGAGCTAACTATTTATTGGCAGGTCACATTTTTGAAACAGACTGCAAAAAAGGTTTAAAAGGCAGAGGTTTAGAATTTATTAGGGAAATGCACAAAAACATTTTGATACCAATAATAGCCATAGGGGGTATTGATTGTAGCAATTTAAAGGATGTTTTATCAAACGGAGCCTGTGGCGCTGCTATTATGTCTTCTGCAATGACCAATGATGGTGGAAAAGTAGTTAAAAATTTAAAATTACTTCTAGTAAGATAA
- the thiH gene encoding 2-iminoacetate synthase ThiH: MSFYEVIENYRNFDFDNCFKKVTDNQIKTVLGKDRIDEYDFLTLLSPKAENFLEEMAQKARDISLRNFGRSIVLYTPMYLANYCKNRCVYCGYNVENKIKRKKLTLEEVENEAETIAKTGLKHIIILTGESTYHTPVSYIKDCVKILKKYFSSICIEVYPLNTEEYAELVNAGVDSLTVYQEVYNEDIYSKVHLAGPKKDYKFRLDAPERGCRAKISSLSISALLGLYKWRSEAFFTGMHGAYIERNYPDVELSLSMPRIRPHAGSYNDIYEVTDKNIVQIMLAYKIFVQRAGINVTTRERAEFRNNLIPIGVTKMSAGVSTEVGGHSSNDKGEGQFDIADSRSVKELKNDIISMGYNPIFKDWEPIR, encoded by the coding sequence ATGAGTTTTTATGAAGTTATTGAGAATTATAGAAATTTTGACTTTGATAATTGTTTTAAAAAAGTAACAGATAATCAAATTAAAACTGTGCTTGGAAAAGATAGAATAGATGAATATGATTTTTTAACATTACTTTCTCCCAAAGCTGAAAATTTTCTAGAAGAGATGGCTCAAAAAGCAAGGGATATTTCATTAAGAAATTTTGGACGAAGTATAGTATTATATACGCCAATGTATCTAGCAAATTATTGTAAAAACAGATGTGTTTACTGCGGATATAATGTTGAAAATAAAATAAAAAGAAAAAAGTTGACTCTTGAAGAAGTAGAAAATGAAGCAGAAACAATAGCAAAAACGGGATTGAAACACATTATAATACTGACTGGAGAGTCTACTTATCATACACCGGTATCTTATATTAAAGATTGTGTGAAAATATTAAAAAAATATTTTAGTTCAATATGTATAGAAGTATATCCATTAAATACAGAGGAATATGCTGAACTTGTTAATGCAGGTGTTGATAGTCTTACTGTATATCAAGAAGTTTACAATGAAGATATATATAGTAAAGTTCATCTAGCAGGACCAAAAAAAGATTATAAATTTAGATTAGATGCTCCTGAAAGAGGATGTAGAGCAAAAATCAGTTCTTTAAGTATAAGTGCCCTACTGGGTTTGTACAAATGGAGAAGTGAGGCTTTTTTCACTGGAATGCACGGAGCTTACATAGAAAGGAATTATCCAGATGTGGAACTAAGTTTATCTATGCCTAGAATAAGACCTCATGCTGGAAGTTATAATGATATCTATGAAGTTACCGATAAAAATATTGTTCAGATTATGCTAGCTTATAAAATATTTGTTCAAAGAGCAGGAATTAATGTAACTACAAGAGAAAGAGCAGAATTTAGAAATAATTTAATTCCTATTGGAGTGACCAAAATGTCAGCAGGCGTTTCTACAGAAGTAGGTGGTCATTCTAGTAATGATAAAGGTGAAGGGCAGTTTGATATTGCAGATAGTAGATCAGTAAAAGAACTTAAAAATGATATAATAAGCATGGGATATAATCCCATATTTAAAGATTGGGAACCAATAAGATGA
- a CDS encoding thiazole synthase, protein MDNLIIGGTEVKSRLFIGTGKYSSNSIIPRILKKSKSQVITIALRRVDITSKEENMLNYINKDCILLPNTSGARNAEEAIRLARIARAAGCGNWIKIEVISDNKYLLPDNYETIKATEVLAKEGFIVLPYMNPDLMDTKRLVNAGAAAVMPLGAPIGTNRGIATKEMIRIIIDEIATPIVVDAGIGKPSQAAEAMEMGADAVLVNTAIASAGNPVLMAEAFGLAVESGRKAFLAKLGQEKLMAEASSPLTGFLR, encoded by the coding sequence ATGGACAATTTAATAATTGGTGGAACAGAAGTGAAAAGTAGACTTTTTATTGGAACAGGTAAATATTCATCAAATAGTATTATACCTAGAATATTGAAAAAATCTAAATCTCAGGTCATTACTATTGCATTAAGAAGAGTTGACATCACTTCAAAAGAAGAAAATATGTTAAATTACATTAATAAAGATTGTATATTACTGCCTAATACATCAGGAGCACGAAATGCAGAAGAAGCCATAAGGTTGGCCAGAATTGCAAGGGCTGCTGGATGTGGAAATTGGATCAAAATAGAAGTTATCTCAGATAATAAATATCTATTACCTGATAACTATGAAACTATTAAAGCTACAGAAGTATTAGCAAAAGAAGGATTTATCGTGTTACCCTATATGAATCCTGACCTAATGGATACTAAAAGATTAGTTAATGCCGGTGCAGCAGCAGTAATGCCTCTAGGTGCACCTATTGGAACTAATAGAGGAATTGCTACAAAAGAAATGATAAGAATTATAATAGATGAAATTGCAACTCCTATAGTTGTTGACGCAGGTATAGGGAAACCATCACAGGCAGCAGAAGCAATGGAAATGGGTGCTGATGCAGTACTTGTTAATACAGCTATAGCTAGTGCAGGAAATCCGGTACTTATGGCAGAAGCTTTTGGACTTGCCGTGGAAAGTGGAAGAAAAGCATTCTTAGCTAAATTAGGGCAAGAAAAGTTAATGGCAGAAGCTTCATCTCCTCTTACAGGATTCTTGAGATAG
- the thiF gene encoding sulfur carrier protein ThiS adenylyltransferase ThiF → MIIYVNERKANIKENTTVYELKKLMKNDADIIVYNGFIIKKDYTLKEKDRVVFIKRGEIPKEDEMEAMLMARHTPCVHQKIKRYTVGIAGLGGLGSNAALSLARVGIGKLLLVDFDVVEPSNLNRQQYYIKHLGMKKTDALEQIIKDCNPYVKIEKANIYLDESNIVEVFKDVDIIVEAFDNPKCKAMLANISLSKLKDKKIIVASGMAGYFSSNKIKTKKIKDNFYLVGDGENEAKPGCGLMAPRVAIAANHQANAVLRIILGEE, encoded by the coding sequence ATGATTATTTATGTAAACGAAAGGAAAGCTAATATAAAGGAAAATACGACAGTCTACGAATTAAAAAAATTAATGAAAAATGATGCAGATATAATTGTATACAATGGTTTTATCATTAAAAAAGATTATACTTTAAAAGAAAAAGATAGAGTAGTATTTATAAAAAGAGGTGAAATACCAAAAGAAGACGAAATGGAAGCAATGCTTATGGCAAGGCATACACCTTGTGTACACCAGAAAATAAAAAGATATACCGTTGGAATTGCAGGACTTGGAGGATTAGGTTCAAATGCAGCTTTATCTTTGGCAAGGGTAGGAATAGGCAAATTACTTTTAGTTGATTTTGATGTAGTAGAGCCAAGCAATTTAAATAGACAGCAGTACTATATAAAACATTTAGGTATGAAAAAAACTGATGCATTGGAACAAATTATAAAAGATTGTAACCCATATGTGAAAATTGAAAAGGCAAATATATATTTAGATGAGAGCAATATTGTAGAAGTTTTCAAAGATGTAGATATAATAGTTGAAGCTTTTGACAATCCTAAGTGCAAAGCAATGCTTGCAAATATTTCACTGAGTAAACTAAAAGATAAAAAAATTATTGTGGCATCAGGAATGGCAGGATATTTTTCAAGCAATAAAATAAAAACTAAAAAAATAAAAGATAATTTTTATCTGGTTGGTGATGGTGAAAATGAGGCTAAACCTGGATGTGGACTAATGGCCCCAAGAGTTGCTATAGCTGCAAATCATCAGGCAAATGCAGTATTGAGAATTATTTTAGGAGAAGAGTAA
- the thiS gene encoding sulfur carrier protein ThiS produces the protein MILLVNGKELEVEDNISVIELLNSLEINLDIVVVEIDFEIIPKDKYLSTKLSTNSKVEIIRFVGGG, from the coding sequence ATGATACTTCTTGTAAATGGAAAAGAATTAGAAGTAGAGGACAATATTAGTGTCATAGAGTTGCTAAATAGTCTGGAAATTAATTTGGATATCGTTGTAGTTGAAATTGATTTTGAAATAATTCCCAAAGACAAGTATTTATCAACAAAGCTTTCTACTAATTCAAAAGTTGAAATAATACGTTTTGTTGGAGGTGGCTAA
- a CDS encoding permease prefix domain 1-containing protein, whose protein sequence is METIKNYLDNVFAALPKTDELFKLKNDLLINMEEKYNELKSEKKSENEAIGIVISEFGNIDELIGELGVNLHEDEMNFPTITEEEVKNYMTMKKQTGILVGIGVFLCITGTALLILITTLVDEGIIGRGFSEDTGYMIGLITLFVMIVPAVALFIYSGMKSERYKYLKKGFNVPLSVKSLLQQRYNGFTSTYMVSLILGVCLCVLSPVSIFAASVFGDTASIYGVIVLLIIIAIAVFIFIYYGSIKESFTFLLRIDNFSKENVENNKVIGAVAAILWPLAVCIFLVSGLVFNKWYINWIIFPITGILFGMFSSVYSIIKKRKD, encoded by the coding sequence ATGGAAACTATAAAAAATTATTTGGACAATGTATTTGCCGCCCTTCCAAAAACAGATGAACTATTTAAACTAAAAAATGATTTATTGATTAATATGGAGGAAAAGTACAATGAGTTAAAAAGTGAGAAAAAATCAGAAAATGAAGCTATTGGTATTGTAATTTCAGAGTTTGGCAATATTGATGAATTAATCGGTGAACTTGGAGTTAATCTTCATGAAGATGAGATGAATTTTCCAACTATTACTGAGGAAGAAGTAAAGAATTATATGACTATGAAAAAACAAACAGGTATATTAGTGGGAATAGGTGTGTTTTTGTGTATTACAGGTACTGCTTTATTAATATTAATTACTACTCTTGTAGATGAAGGTATTATTGGCAGAGGATTTTCTGAAGATACAGGATATATGATTGGCCTTATTACATTATTTGTTATGATCGTACCTGCAGTGGCTCTATTTATTTATTCCGGTATGAAGTCTGAGAGATATAAATATTTGAAAAAAGGTTTTAATGTGCCCCTTTCTGTAAAATCCCTATTGCAGCAGAGATATAATGGTTTTACATCAACTTATATGGTATCTTTAATACTAGGTGTGTGTCTTTGTGTTTTATCTCCAGTTTCAATTTTTGCAGCATCTGTTTTTGGCGATACTGCGTCTATCTATGGAGTAATTGTCTTACTTATTATAATAGCAATTGCTGTTTTTATATTTATATATTATGGAAGTATTAAAGAAAGTTTTACATTTCTTTTAAGGATTGATAATTTTTCAAAAGAAAATGTAGAAAATAATAAAGTTATTGGTGCAGTTGCTGCTATACTATGGCCTTTGGCGGTGTGTATTTTTTTAGTTAGTGGGCTTGTTTTTAATAAATGGTATATTAATTGGATTATATTCCCTATAACTGGTATTTTATTTGGGATGTTCAGCTCAGTTTACAGTATTATCAAAAAACGAAAAGATTAA